A section of the Oncorhynchus nerka isolate Pitt River linkage group LG3, Oner_Uvic_2.0, whole genome shotgun sequence genome encodes:
- the epsti1 gene encoding LOW QUALITY PROTEIN: epithelial-stromal interaction protein 1 (The sequence of the model RefSeq protein was modified relative to this genomic sequence to represent the inferred CDS: inserted 1 base in 1 codon) yields MDDQGYYSNNRINLTNAGVNRRTXRQSGNNALLEPGDSNPDVNANAPVNANTDPQTQQDPTQPRHSDGFTMIPPIESRRSKLQMMAQKEEEDLQRWKEANRPGPVQLAPERLGGAVSLAEARERQLLELRRSKLQKQLRKEEMDRQRKQAEEEENDRMKAKQREKAERLEERREQEERQRREVLQQDHLRKTKQFLQRVERSDAAPLAVTSASHTSPWARAQEYRSERREEENTALQLKKEEQRKKSEVLEEKESDQEEERMRELRRGRSAFLDRLQGGGTEVAGGQIELQRPPVAMEEDRRGWQTHSQTSRPQDTFTSPEPDPAHSTSEWREETNPDFEWVVMKLQNSFPFCERPFLEDIVIQCNGDYQQAYDLLI; encoded by the exons ATGGACGACCAGGGATATTATAGTAATAATAGAATCAATTTGACCAATGCAGGAGTTAATCGGAGAA AAAGACAGTCTGGAAATAATGCATTGCTAGAGCCCGGGGATTCCAATCCTGATGTCAACGCTAACGCACCTGTTAACGCGAACACCGACCCACAAACACAGCAGGATCCAACTCAGCCTCGACA ttcagaTGGGTTCACCATGATACCACCCATTGAATCACGAAGGAGTAAACTACAAATGA TGGCtcagaaagaagaggaggatttaCAGAGATGGAAGGAAGCAAACAGACCTGGTCCTGTCCAGCTGGCCCCAGAGAGgctag GTGGTGCTGTGTCATTGGCTGAGGCCAGAGAGAGGCAGCTGTTGGAGTTACGCCGATCTAAACTGCAGAAACAG CTGAGAAAAGAGGAGATGGACCGGCAACGGAAACAggctgaggaagaggagaatgACAGGATGAAGGCTAAACAGCGGGAGAAG GctgagagactggaggagaggcgagaacaggaggagaggcagaggagagaagtTCTCCAACAGGACCACCTCAG GAAGACAAAGCAGTTCCTTCAGAGGGTGGAGAGGTCAGATGCAGCTCCATTGGCAGTGACTAGTGCCTCACACACATCACCCTGG GCCAGAGCCCAGGaatacaggtcagagaggagagaggaggagaacaccGCTCTACAGCTGAAGaaggaggaacagaggaagaaG AGTGAGGTtttggaggagaaagagagtgatcaagaggaggagaggatgagagaattgAGAAG GGGGAGATCAGCTTTCCTCGACCGACTGCAGGGTGGGGGCACAGAGGTTGCAGGGGGGCAGATTGAGCTACAGCGCCCCCCTGTGGCTATGGAGGAGGACAGAAGAGGCTGGCAGACCCATAGCCAGACCTCCCGACCACAAGACACCTTTACATCCCCGGAGCCTGACCCAGCACACAGCACCTCAGAGTGGCGAGAGGagacca ATCCAGACTTTGAGTGGGTTGTGATGAAGCTTCAGAATAGCTTCCCGTTCTGTGAGAGACCCTTTCTGGAGGACATCGTCATTCAGTGTAACGGAGACTATCAACAGGCCTATGACTTACTTATCTAG
- the LOC115111784 gene encoding dnaJ homolog subfamily C member 15-like, with the protein MEGETAQYAEYNPQSNIRSETELEKSLGGTLIAVGLGVAAAGFAGRYAFQLWKRLGQVLSQGKKMPTSSFSSHHYNGGFDQKMTKKEASLILGISPTSIKSKVRDAHRRIMVLNHPG; encoded by the exons ATGGAAGGAGAAACGGCGCAATATGCTGAATACAATCCTCAATCTAACATCAGGAGCGAAACAGAACTCGAAAAAAGCCTT GGTGGCACTCTGATAGCGGTTGGCCTTGGTGTTGCTGCCGCAGGATTTGCAG GTCGCTATGCGTTCCAGTTGTGGAAGCGTCTAGGACAAGTCCTGTCACAGGGTAAGAAGATGCCCACCTCA TCCTTCTCATCCCATCACTATAATGGAGGGTTTGACCAGAAGATGACTAAAAAGGAAGCCAGCCTCATCCTTGGTATTAG CCCAACCAGCATCAAGTCAAAGGTGAGAGATGCTCACCGGAGGATCATGGTCCTGAACCACCCAGGTTAA